Proteins encoded in a region of the Diabrotica virgifera virgifera chromosome 4, PGI_DIABVI_V3a genome:
- the LOC126883127 gene encoding uncharacterized protein LOC126883127 — MESAIVVEGFKQSIQMHNLKYKYFIADGDSSTYKKMCEAKPYGNNFFIEKIECKNQERWLSVKVFGGSSVIYSRGNYLNNILQNISKNATGHYQNLFSQRKIKKWIQEKKNQKKYFKKQSNNKPDKDYGLNAEESVQLSDEEFEAKKQEFLKNLVKNISERTEIFNNTTAQGNSAAWYVERQQRLTSSNFGKICKLREKTDRTKTIEAILNRTFC; from the coding sequence ATGGAAAGTGCAATTGTTGTAGAAGGTTTTAAACAGAGCATACAAATGCACAacttgaaatataaatattttattgctgatGGCGACAGCAGCACGTACAAAAAAATGTGTGAAGCCAAACCGTACggcaataacttttttattgagAAAATCGAGTGTAAAAACCAAGAAAGGTGGCTATCAGTTAAGGTGTTTGGCGGCAGCAGTGTCATATATTCCCGtggaaattatttaaataatatattgcaAAATATAAGCAAAAATGCAACTGGTCATTACCAAAATTTATTTTctcaaagaaaaattaaaaaatggatacaagaaaaaaaaaaccaaaaaaaatattttaaaaaacaaagtaatAATAAACCTGATAAAGACTATGGTCTAAATGCAGAAGAGTCAGTTCAGTTGTCGGATGAAGAATTCGAAGCAAAAAAAcaggaatttttaaaaaatctggtAAAAAATATCTCAGAAAGAACAGAGATTTTTAATAATACCACTGCTCAAGGTAATAGTGCTGCTTGGTATGTAGAACGTCAACAACGGTTAACGTCCAGCAATTTCggaaaaatatgcaaattgcGAGAGAAAACAGACAGAACTAAAACTATTGAAGCAATATTGAATCGAACGTTTTGTTGA